The proteins below are encoded in one region of Sphingobium sp. CR2-8:
- a CDS encoding TonB-dependent receptor: MTNFISPRRAALLAGISIASITLGGAAHAQAQTQDSASPQAAASEEGDIVVTGVRASLSSAQAIKRNSDVIVDSIVAEDIGKLPDRNIAEALQRISGIQIQRRYGEGSSIAIRGLTQVRTELNGRDIFTASGANQLNLEDIPSELLAGIDVYKNPSADLIEDQLSGTINFRTRKAFDFDGFKAAASVTQSHFDLVDRYKPSASLMLSNRWETGIGEIGILASVSFQKTAFRQDTISTEPFYTLNPSVPGDAAVLATLGRTGRTTTLPHGTGIGEVYGDRRRLGTDVSVQWRPSDTLELTAEVFRSDYKFRYDDYSFFAYTSNSAIQPQPGAPFTYADNGDFESGTFINLPIGNNTSAETRRSKTTDYSLNLKWKPTGNLTVTADGQYIDASTKNLRSIFGLNGTADTLYQDISGSVPVVNIGSATGLTNVSTYNSAFYLDNLNETKASNKTARLDAEYRFDAGILSSIKAGVRFADRKNRTIDTGYRYTGLASIPSQLENVDLSDFFRGDADLFGNIIAFNRGIIRSYDTTLDTLGIASPPPYVRSGTNAQRQKTYTGYATAFFKADPVDGNIGVRVVRTDLDVSGFYQQTTIVVNPGGIETSGPTVFNPIATSQSYTSVLPSLNLRVHLADDLQLRFAAAKNISRPSFGQLNPSLTINEPGTAQQNQTLTTSGGNPFLKPMKSDNFDVSLEWYFSRTGSLTAAGFYKNIKNYIQTAVTPRDVTFDNGNTYRYEVTSFNNVAKGKVKGFEVAYQQFFDFLPGPLSGLGMQANFTYVDSEAPSPATTGPVTNVPLELLSKYNYNLVGIYERGGLSARVAYNWRSKYVVTTAGNGTGNLPIFNKPFGQLDASVSYNVTPQFALAVDGVNLTNTRRSTYFGIDTRPRDVVVNDRRISLTARITY, encoded by the coding sequence ATGACGAACTTTATTTCGCCGCGCCGCGCCGCGTTGCTCGCAGGCATTTCGATCGCCAGCATCACGCTCGGCGGCGCCGCCCATGCGCAGGCCCAGACTCAGGATAGTGCCTCGCCGCAGGCCGCCGCGTCGGAAGAAGGCGACATCGTCGTCACCGGCGTCCGCGCCAGCCTTTCCAGCGCGCAGGCGATCAAGCGCAACAGCGACGTCATCGTCGATTCCATCGTCGCCGAAGACATCGGAAAGCTGCCCGACCGCAACATCGCCGAAGCGTTGCAGCGTATTTCGGGCATCCAGATCCAGCGCCGCTATGGCGAAGGCAGCTCGATCGCCATTCGCGGCCTGACGCAGGTCCGCACCGAACTCAACGGCCGCGACATCTTCACCGCCAGCGGCGCCAACCAGCTCAATCTGGAGGATATTCCGTCAGAACTGCTGGCCGGCATTGACGTCTATAAAAATCCGTCGGCCGACCTGATCGAGGATCAGCTGTCGGGCACGATCAATTTCCGCACCCGCAAGGCGTTCGATTTCGATGGCTTCAAGGCGGCTGCATCGGTCACGCAAAGCCATTTCGATCTGGTCGATCGCTACAAGCCGTCCGCCTCGCTCATGCTCAGCAACCGCTGGGAAACGGGCATCGGCGAAATCGGCATCCTGGCGAGCGTTTCCTTCCAGAAGACCGCCTTCCGTCAGGACACCATCTCGACCGAGCCGTTCTACACGCTCAACCCCAGCGTCCCCGGTGATGCCGCCGTGCTGGCGACGCTCGGCCGCACCGGCCGCACGACCACGCTGCCGCACGGCACCGGCATCGGCGAAGTCTATGGCGATCGTCGCCGCCTGGGCACCGACGTGTCGGTCCAGTGGCGGCCCAGCGACACGCTGGAGCTGACCGCCGAAGTCTTCCGCTCGGACTATAAGTTCCGCTACGACGACTATAGCTTCTTCGCCTATACGTCGAACAGTGCGATCCAGCCCCAGCCCGGCGCGCCCTTCACCTATGCCGACAATGGCGATTTCGAAAGCGGCACCTTCATCAACCTGCCGATCGGCAACAACACCAGCGCCGAAACGCGCCGGTCGAAGACCACCGACTATTCGCTGAACCTGAAATGGAAGCCGACCGGCAACCTGACCGTCACCGCCGATGGTCAATATATCGACGCGTCGACCAAGAATTTGCGCTCGATCTTCGGCCTCAATGGTACGGCCGACACGCTGTATCAGGACATTTCGGGATCGGTGCCGGTCGTGAATATCGGTTCGGCGACGGGCCTGACCAACGTGTCGACCTATAACAGCGCCTTCTACCTGGACAATCTCAACGAAACCAAGGCGTCGAACAAGACGGCGCGTCTGGACGCCGAATATCGCTTCGATGCGGGCATATTGTCCTCGATCAAGGCGGGTGTCCGCTTCGCCGATCGCAAGAACCGCACGATCGACACCGGCTATCGCTATACCGGCCTTGCCAGCATCCCCAGCCAGCTGGAAAATGTCGACCTGAGCGACTTCTTCCGTGGCGATGCCGACCTGTTCGGCAACATCATCGCCTTCAATCGCGGCATCATCCGCAGTTATGACACGACGCTCGATACGCTGGGCATCGCCAGCCCGCCGCCCTATGTCCGGAGCGGCACCAACGCGCAGCGTCAGAAGACCTATACCGGCTATGCCACCGCCTTCTTCAAGGCCGATCCGGTGGACGGCAATATCGGCGTGCGCGTGGTCCGTACCGATCTCGACGTGTCGGGCTTCTACCAGCAAACCACGATCGTGGTAAATCCAGGTGGCATCGAAACCAGTGGTCCGACAGTGTTCAATCCCATCGCTACCTCACAGAGCTACACGTCGGTTCTGCCCAGCCTGAACCTGCGCGTTCATCTGGCAGATGACCTGCAACTGCGATTTGCAGCCGCCAAGAATATTTCGCGGCCCAGCTTCGGCCAGTTGAACCCAAGCCTCACTATCAACGAACCGGGAACCGCGCAGCAAAACCAGACCCTCACCACGAGCGGCGGCAATCCTTTCCTGAAGCCCATGAAGTCGGACAATTTCGACGTTTCGCTGGAATGGTATTTCTCGCGCACCGGATCGCTGACGGCAGCCGGTTTCTACAAGAATATCAAAAATTACATCCAGACGGCCGTCACGCCGCGCGACGTCACCTTCGACAATGGCAACACCTATAGGTATGAGGTCACGTCCTTCAACAATGTCGCCAAGGGCAAGGTGAAGGGCTTCGAAGTCGCCTATCAGCAGTTCTTCGACTTCCTGCCAGGCCCGCTGAGTGGCCTCGGCATGCAGGCGAACTTCACCTATGTGGATTCAGAGGCGCCTTCGCCCGCGACGACGGGGCCGGTGACGAACGTTCCGCTGGAACTGCTATCCAAATATAATTACAATCTTGTCGGCATCTACGAACGGGGCGGTCTGTCGGCGCGTGTCGCTTATAACTGGCGCAGCAAATATGTCGTGACGACGGCGGGTAACGGGACCGGCAATCTGCCGATCTTCAACAAACCCTTCGGTCAGCTCGACGCGTCGGTCAGCTATAATGTCACGCCGCAATTCGCCCTGGCGGTCGATGGCGTGAACCTGACCAACACGCGCCGTTCCACCTATTTCGGCATCGACACCCGTCCGCGCGACGTGGTCGTCAACGACCGCCGCATCAGCCTGACCGCCCGCATCACCTATTGA
- a CDS encoding SGNH/GDSL hydrolase family protein: MLRLNAPLAAIVCALALIVPALAETKVPGDPHADDPVGIVADPCPPHPKPDGQAAWQMENLHMLTRDFGQICRYAADNRAIAGQKVRAVFMGDSITDNWINLDPDMFTGGLVDRGISGQTTAQMLVRFRSDVIALKPQVVHIMAGTNDIAGNTGAATMETVLGHIQTMAELARAHGIAVVIASVPPAAAFPWSPGMKPASQVAAINRWLADYARVNGFTYVDYHGAMAQADGAMKPGLSTDGVHPTAEGYAIMRPLARQAIDKALRAIQ; this comes from the coding sequence ATGCTGCGTCTGAACGCCCCCCTGGCCGCGATAGTCTGCGCCCTGGCGCTCATCGTCCCGGCCCTGGCCGAAACCAAGGTGCCCGGCGATCCCCATGCCGACGATCCGGTCGGCATCGTCGCCGATCCCTGCCCGCCCCATCCCAAGCCCGATGGGCAGGCGGCATGGCAGATGGAAAACCTCCACATGTTGACCCGCGATTTCGGCCAGATCTGCCGCTACGCCGCCGACAACCGGGCGATCGCAGGGCAGAAGGTTCGCGCCGTCTTCATGGGCGATTCCATCACGGACAACTGGATCAACCTCGACCCCGACATGTTCACCGGCGGCCTGGTCGATCGCGGCATCAGCGGCCAGACGACGGCGCAGATGCTGGTGCGGTTCCGCAGCGACGTCATCGCGCTGAAGCCGCAGGTGGTCCACATCATGGCGGGCACCAACGATATTGCGGGCAATACGGGCGCGGCGACGATGGAGACCGTGCTGGGCCACATCCAGACCATGGCGGAGCTGGCCCGCGCCCACGGGATCGCGGTCGTCATCGCCTCCGTGCCGCCCGCCGCCGCCTTCCCCTGGAGTCCCGGCATGAAGCCCGCGTCGCAGGTCGCGGCGATCAACCGGTGGCTGGCCGACTATGCCCGCGTGAACGGCTTCACCTATGTCGATTATCATGGCGCTATGGCGCAGGCGGACGGCGCGATGAAGCCCGGCCTGTCCACCGATGGCGTGCATCCGACTGCGGAGGGCTACGCTATCATGCGCCCGCTGGCGCGGCAGGCGATCGACAAGGCTTTGAGGGCAATCCAATGA
- a CDS encoding alpha/beta hydrolase — translation MNGIDRRAALLAAAAMAALPPLAQAQTAPGDEIIDLWPGTPPGGTGAKIVRKIADQSKDPATPDRWVTGMERPILVVRRPARPNGAGMLVLPGGGYGFLSYDNEGTSQAAWLNARGITAFILLYRLPGEGWARREDVPLQDAQRAMRLIRAKAVQLGVAQNWIGVLGFSAGGHLAGSLATRHAETVYTPVDAADAQDARPDIAALIYPVVSLDAPFTHGGSRDMLLGKDAPVEARRARSVERRVDGATPPLLLVHATDDGLVPPANSIALFKAMEAAKRPVALHIFENGGHGFGVRLPPTMQASAWPDLLTRFAAGHGLIVA, via the coding sequence ATGAACGGCATCGATCGGCGCGCCGCGCTGCTGGCGGCGGCAGCTATGGCCGCCCTGCCCCCTCTGGCGCAGGCGCAGACCGCGCCGGGCGACGAGATCATCGATCTGTGGCCCGGCACGCCGCCCGGTGGCACCGGCGCGAAGATCGTCCGCAAGATCGCCGACCAATCCAAAGACCCCGCAACACCCGATCGCTGGGTGACGGGCATGGAGCGCCCGATACTGGTCGTGCGCCGGCCCGCCCGGCCCAATGGCGCGGGGATGTTGGTGCTGCCTGGCGGCGGTTATGGATTCCTGTCCTATGACAATGAGGGGACAAGCCAGGCCGCCTGGCTGAACGCGCGCGGCATCACCGCCTTCATCCTGCTCTACCGCCTGCCCGGTGAAGGCTGGGCGCGGCGGGAAGATGTGCCGTTGCAGGATGCGCAGCGGGCGATGCGCCTGATCCGCGCCAAAGCTGTCCAACTCGGTGTCGCACAGAATTGGATCGGCGTCCTGGGCTTCTCGGCCGGGGGCCATCTCGCCGGGTCGCTGGCGACGCGCCATGCGGAGACCGTCTATACCCCGGTCGATGCCGCCGATGCGCAGGATGCCCGGCCCGACATCGCTGCCCTGATCTATCCGGTCGTCAGCCTCGACGCGCCCTTCACCCATGGCGGTTCGCGCGACATGCTGTTGGGGAAGGATGCGCCCGTGGAGGCCCGGCGCGCCCGATCGGTGGAGCGTCGCGTCGACGGCGCGACCCCGCCCCTCCTCCTGGTCCATGCGACCGACGACGGCTTGGTGCCGCCGGCCAACAGCATCGCCCTGTTCAAGGCGATGGAGGCGGCGAAGCGGCCCGTCGCGCTGCATATCTTCGAAAATGGCGGCCATGGCTTCGGCGTACGGCTGCCCCCCACGATGCAGGCGTCGGCCTGGCCCGACCTGCTCACCCGCTTCGCCGCCGGACATGGGCTGATCGTGGCATGA
- a CDS encoding alpha-L-fucosidase: MTMLGRRSFLAGTAALGLARAARAASPMGVAKGPVQASWSSLVSHYRYPDWFRDAKLGLWSHWGPQSVPAQGDWYGRFLYMQGHPMYEHHLKTYGHPSVAGMKDIQNLWTGDQWEPEALIARYQKAGAKYFMALACHHDNLDCYDSRYHAWNSLRVGPKKDVVGIWEKAARGAGMKFGVSNHAAHAWHWYQPAYGYDPVGARKGERYDAYRLRKADGKGQWWEGLDPQELYTGGHAVLPDGIDTIEAMDKWHDANNGQWIETGPKDDPAYVTRWLLRQTDLVAKYKPDLVYMDDHELPFGPVGLEAAADYYNRSIDWHGQIDVVLTGKKLQPHARFGMVEDVERGFTDRLWDEPWQTDTCIGDWFYNAARLHDKSYKSAEEVIQRLADVVSKNGNLLLSIPQPGDGSIDSETEKVLDGMAGWMTHGGEAIFGSRPWRIYGEGPTKLVAGMQNEEKAKPFTAQDIRFTTNKGALYALFLGRAAGPTTIRALARGHHDGTIERVTLLGGGSLAFRQDGAGLHFDMPHGSNFVPAVRIDGRGLV, translated from the coding sequence ATGACCATGCTGGGACGCCGTTCCTTTCTGGCGGGCACCGCTGCTCTAGGCCTGGCCCGCGCCGCCCGTGCCGCCAGCCCCATGGGGGTCGCGAAAGGCCCTGTGCAGGCCAGCTGGTCTTCGCTGGTGTCCCATTACCGCTACCCCGACTGGTTCCGCGACGCAAAGCTCGGCCTCTGGTCGCATTGGGGTCCGCAATCGGTCCCGGCGCAGGGCGATTGGTATGGCCGCTTCCTATATATGCAAGGCCATCCGATGTACGAACATCACCTGAAAACCTACGGTCATCCGTCGGTTGCGGGGATGAAGGACATCCAGAATTTGTGGACCGGCGACCAGTGGGAGCCGGAGGCTCTGATCGCCCGCTACCAGAAGGCGGGGGCCAAATATTTCATGGCGCTGGCCTGCCATCACGACAATCTGGATTGCTACGACAGCCGCTATCATGCCTGGAACAGCCTGCGCGTCGGGCCGAAGAAGGATGTGGTCGGCATCTGGGAAAAGGCGGCGCGCGGCGCGGGCATGAAGTTCGGCGTGTCCAACCATGCCGCCCATGCCTGGCACTGGTATCAGCCGGCCTATGGCTATGATCCGGTGGGCGCGAGGAAGGGCGAGCGCTACGACGCCTATCGCCTGCGCAAGGCGGACGGCAAAGGACAATGGTGGGAGGGCCTGGACCCACAGGAACTATACACCGGCGGCCACGCCGTGCTGCCGGACGGCATCGACACGATCGAAGCGATGGACAAGTGGCATGACGCGAACAACGGCCAGTGGATCGAGACGGGGCCGAAGGACGACCCGGCCTATGTCACCCGCTGGCTGCTGCGCCAGACCGATCTGGTCGCCAAATATAAGCCCGACCTTGTCTATATGGACGATCATGAACTGCCCTTCGGCCCTGTCGGACTGGAGGCGGCGGCGGACTATTATAACCGCTCGATCGACTGGCACGGCCAGATCGACGTGGTGCTGACCGGCAAGAAGCTGCAACCCCATGCCCGGTTCGGCATGGTGGAGGATGTCGAGCGCGGCTTTACCGATCGATTGTGGGACGAGCCGTGGCAGACCGACACCTGCATCGGCGACTGGTTCTACAACGCAGCGCGGCTGCACGACAAAAGCTACAAGAGCGCCGAAGAGGTCATCCAGCGGCTGGCCGATGTCGTGTCGAAGAACGGCAACCTGCTGCTGTCGATCCCGCAGCCCGGCGATGGATCGATCGATAGCGAGACGGAAAAGGTGCTGGACGGCATGGCCGGATGGATGACCCATGGCGGCGAGGCGATCTTCGGATCGCGGCCCTGGCGCATCTATGGCGAAGGGCCGACGAAGCTGGTCGCGGGCATGCAGAATGAGGAGAAGGCCAAGCCCTTCACCGCGCAGGACATCCGTTTCACCACCAACAAGGGCGCGCTCTACGCGCTGTTCCTGGGTCGCGCGGCTGGACCTACGACTATCCGCGCACTGGCGCGGGGCCACCACGATGGCACAATCGAGCGGGTGACTCTGCTGGGCGGCGGTTCGCTTGCCTTCCGCCAGGATGGCGCGGGGCTGCATTTCGACATGCCGCACGGCAGCAATTTCGTCCCCGCCGTCCGCATCGACGGCCGGGGGCTGGTATGA
- a CDS encoding IclR family transcriptional regulator produces MTGKTRYQAPALTKGLEILELLAAASDPLIMSDISAALGRSVSEIFRMLQVLEEHGYIARAEEGYRLTNRLFALGMSQPPIRDLASTALPVMQDLARKAGQSCHLAVASGAEMVVIIAIEAPGLSGFAVRVGYRRPLHRSNSGRILLAFQPPEARAAMLADIRATGDTWDEAALMKGLDDAVAAGGAFSPSPMLTGITDLSAPILAGGVARAALTMPFVDGAANRATMAACSQLVREAARAIGSAMSPTMVTPVNDLVDER; encoded by the coding sequence ATGACCGGCAAGACGCGCTATCAAGCGCCGGCATTGACTAAAGGCCTGGAAATACTGGAGCTTCTGGCGGCGGCCAGCGACCCTCTCATCATGTCGGACATTTCGGCGGCGCTGGGGCGATCGGTCAGCGAAATCTTCCGCATGCTTCAGGTGCTGGAGGAGCATGGCTATATCGCGCGGGCGGAAGAAGGCTATCGCCTGACCAACCGCCTCTTCGCCTTGGGCATGAGCCAGCCGCCGATCCGCGACCTGGCGTCCACCGCCCTGCCGGTGATGCAGGATCTGGCGCGCAAGGCCGGGCAGAGCTGTCACCTGGCCGTCGCATCGGGCGCGGAAATGGTCGTCATCATCGCGATCGAGGCGCCTGGCCTGTCGGGCTTTGCCGTGCGCGTGGGCTATCGCCGGCCGCTGCATCGGTCCAATTCGGGGCGCATCCTGCTGGCGTTCCAGCCGCCCGAAGCGCGCGCGGCGATGCTGGCGGATATTCGCGCCACCGGCGACACGTGGGACGAAGCCGCCCTCATGAAGGGACTGGACGACGCCGTCGCCGCGGGCGGAGCGTTTTCGCCCAGCCCGATGCTGACCGGCATCACCGACCTGTCCGCGCCCATCCTGGCAGGCGGCGTCGCGCGCGCCGCGCTCACCATGCCCTTCGTCGACGGGGCCGCGAACCGGGCGACGATGGCGGCATGCAGCCAATTGGTCCGCGAAGCGGCGCGGGCGATCGGCAGCGCCATGTCTCCGACCATGGTGACGCCCGTCAACGATCTGGTGGATGAGCGATGA